The following are encoded together in the Equus quagga isolate Etosha38 chromosome 1, UCLA_HA_Equagga_1.0, whole genome shotgun sequence genome:
- the SELENOK gene encoding selenoprotein K: MVYISNGQVLDSRSQSPWRLSFITDFFWGIAEFVVLFFKTLLQQDVKKRRGYGSSSDSRYDDGRGPPGNPRRRMGRINHLHGPSPPPMAGGUGR; encoded by the exons ATGGTTTACATCTCGAATG GACAAGTGTTGGACAGCCGGAGTCAGTCCCCATGGAGATTATCTTTCATAACAGATTTCTTCTGGGGAATAGCTGAGTTTGTGGTTTTGTT TTTCAAAACTCTGCTTCAGCAAGatgtgaaaaagagaagaggctaCGGAAGCTCATCTGATTCCAGATATGATGATGGAAGAGG gccACCAGGAAACCCCCGCAGAAGAATGGGTCGGATTAATCATCTGCATGGCCCAAGTCCGCCTCCAATGGCTGGGGGATGAGGAAGGTAA